Proteins encoded together in one Camelina sativa cultivar DH55 chromosome 9, Cs, whole genome shotgun sequence window:
- the LOC109126558 gene encoding uncharacterized protein LOC109126558, producing MYCFERYMGHLKKKVKNKAKVEGSIVEQYINEEISTFCTYYFEPHIKTKHRTGDRHYDGGNQDDTHEFDGIPDIFSQAGRGSGKEIQIWLQDRDYHIAHTYILQNCDQLRSFERLFDESMIATNPGITENNLTELREKTYSSWLQKHVEDTLNNNSYPNWLLSLAHGPMVQVTSWPMYFCRGYMFHTYDHGKDKKNANYGVCVKGVTPSSSSEEAAEFYGVLKEIYELHYPGPVDLKVVVFKCDWYDSTIGKGIRKNKSGIIDINAKRHYQKYDPFVLASQADQVCYVPYPRMTQPKKINNGKQQLRYSQEEKYWSTKIWISLHCNMITLILLSNLIHCTLRHYYIQMVNQKILMIQY from the exons ATGTATTGTTTTGAACGATACATGGGCCatctaaagaaaaaagtaaaaaataaggCAAAAGTAGAAGGATCGATTGTTGAACAATACATCAACGAAGAAATTTCTACTTtttgtacttattactttgaaccACACATAAAGACAAAACATCGAACAGGAGATCGACACTATGATGGAGGTAATCAAGACGATACTCATGAGTTTGATGGAATTCCAGATATATTTTCTCAGGCAGGGAGGGGCAGTGGTAAAGAAATACAGATATGGCTCCAAGATAGAGATTATCATATTgcacatacatatattttgcaGAACTGCGATCAATTAAGATCATTTGAAAG gttATTTGATGAGAGCATGATTGCGACTAATCCTGGGATTACTGAAAACAATTTAACCGAGCTTAgagaaaaaacatattcaagctggttacaaaaacat gTGGAAGATACCTTGAACAATAATTCATATCCAAATTGGTTGTTGAGTCTCGCTCATGGTCCAATGGTTCAAGTTACTAGTTGGCCAATGTATTTTTGTCGTGGATATATGTTTCACACATATGATCATGGGAAAGACAAAAAGAATGCCAATTATGGAGTTTGTGTGAAAGGTGTAACACCTTCCAGCTCAAGTGAAGAAGCTGCTGAGTTTTATGGAGTATTGAAAGAGATTTATGAGCTGCATTATCCAGGACCAGTTGATCTTAAAGTCGTGGTTTTCAAATGTGATTGGTATGATTCAACCATTGGGAAAGGTATACGAAAAAACAAGTCAGGGATCATTGATATTAATGCTAAAAGGCATTATCAAAAGTACGATCCTTTTGTTTTGGCTTCACAAGCAGATCAGGTATGTTATGTTCCATATCCAAGAATGACTCAGCCGAAAAAGATCAACAATGGGAAGCAGCAATTACGATACAGCCAAGAGGAAAAGTATTGGTCAACCAAAATCTGGATTTCACTGCACTGCAACATGATAACACTAATTCTGTTGTCCAATCTGATTCATTGCACATTGAGACACTATTATATCCAGATGGTCAACCAGAAGATCTTGATGATCCAAtactag